One genomic region from Deltaproteobacteria bacterium encodes:
- a CDS encoding ABC transporter substrate-binding protein — translation MRRAAVLLAVLAGCGGGGERVIVGSKNFTEQRILGELLAQTVESVGLRAERRLDLGGTFVCDAAIRAGQIDMYVEYTGTALTAVLKERPESDPERVLARVREAYATAGLVWTAPLGFDNTFVLVIRGEDGTRIRTISDAVPVAREWRAAFGYEFKERADGYPGLERLYGLRFKEIRIMDLGLLYRALIDHQADLVAGNATDAQIEHLHLAVLADDKHYFPPYQAAPVVRRATLERYPALAAAVDRLGGRLPAETMRRLNYAVDGEHRDPASVVREFRAGAGL, via the coding sequence ATGAGACGGGCGGCGGTGCTGCTCGCCGTGCTCGCCGGCTGCGGGGGCGGCGGCGAGCGCGTCATCGTCGGCTCGAAGAACTTCACCGAGCAGCGCATCCTCGGCGAGCTGCTCGCGCAGACGGTCGAGAGCGTGGGGCTCCGGGCGGAGCGTCGGCTCGACCTCGGGGGCACGTTCGTCTGCGACGCGGCGATCCGTGCGGGGCAGATCGACATGTACGTCGAGTACACGGGGACGGCGCTGACCGCGGTGCTGAAGGAACGGCCGGAGAGCGATCCGGAGCGGGTGCTGGCGCGCGTGCGCGAGGCATACGCCACGGCAGGGCTCGTCTGGACCGCGCCACTCGGTTTCGACAACACCTTCGTGCTCGTGATCCGCGGCGAGGATGGGACGCGTATCCGCACGATCTCGGACGCCGTCCCCGTTGCGCGCGAGTGGCGCGCCGCCTTCGGCTACGAGTTCAAGGAGCGAGCCGACGGCTACCCGGGCCTCGAGCGCCTCTACGGGCTGCGCTTCAAGGAGATCCGCATCATGGACCTCGGCCTCCTCTACCGCGCGCTCATCGATCATCAAGCGGACCTGGTGGCGGGCAACGCGACCGATGCGCAGATCGAGCACCTCCACCTCGCCGTGCTGGCCGACGACAAGCACTACTTCCCGCCCTACCAGGCCGCGCCCGTCGTGCGGCGTGCGACGCTGGAGCGCTACCCCGCGCTCGCCGCGGCGGTCGACCGGCTGGGCGGGCGGCTACCGGCCGAGACGATGCGGCGGCTCAACTACGCGGTGGACGGGGAGCACCGGGATCCGGCGAGCGTGGTGCGGGAGTTCAGGGCGGGGGCGGGGCTGTGA
- a CDS encoding ATP-binding cassette domain-containing protein, whose product MRPFVEFEDAGFRVDGRAILRGFSLAVAEGETVALIGRSGSGKTTALKLVNALLMPTEGAVRVAGRATAEWDPIRLRRRTGYVIQEVGLFPHLTIGRNVGLVPELEGWPAARIGARVRELLELVGLPAAEFGGRYPNQLSGGQRQRVGVARALAADPPLLLLDEPFGALDPITRTELQREFRALQARLRKTAIFVTHDMREAARVADRIALLGGGRLLAVGTPAELGSSQDREVQAFLEAGAA is encoded by the coding sequence GTGAGGCCGTTCGTCGAGTTCGAGGACGCGGGCTTCCGGGTGGACGGCCGCGCGATCCTCCGTGGCTTCTCGCTGGCGGTGGCCGAGGGCGAGACCGTGGCGCTGATCGGGCGGAGCGGCTCGGGGAAGACGACGGCGCTGAAGCTCGTGAACGCGCTCCTCATGCCGACGGAGGGTGCGGTGCGCGTCGCGGGGCGCGCGACCGCCGAGTGGGATCCGATCCGGCTCCGGCGCCGGACGGGATACGTCATCCAGGAGGTGGGGCTCTTCCCGCACCTGACGATCGGCCGGAACGTCGGCCTCGTGCCGGAGCTGGAGGGCTGGCCCGCCGCGCGCATCGGCGCCCGCGTCCGGGAGCTCCTCGAGCTGGTCGGGCTGCCCGCCGCGGAGTTCGGTGGGCGCTACCCGAATCAGCTCTCGGGCGGCCAGCGGCAGCGCGTGGGCGTCGCGCGCGCGCTCGCGGCCGACCCGCCGCTCCTCCTCCTCGACGAGCCCTTCGGGGCGCTCGACCCGATCACGCGGACCGAGCTGCAGCGCGAGTTCCGCGCACTCCAGGCGCGGCTCCGGAAGACCGCGATCTTCGTGACGCACGACATGCGCGAGGCGGCGCGCGTGGCGGACCGGATCGCGCTGTTGGGCGGCGGGCGGCTGCTGGCGGTCGGCACGCCGGCGGAGCTGGGCTCGAGCCAGGACCGCGAGGTGCAGGCGTTCCTCGAGGCGGGGGCGGCGTGA
- a CDS encoding ABC transporter permease produces MSPDLLREVAAETGRHVVLVAVSIGIATAIGVPLGVFLTRRPAWSRPVLGLVGVIQTIPSLALFGFLIPVPAIGGIGTRTALVALTLYGLLPVLRNTVTGIEGVDPAIREAGRGMGMTDRQLLVRVELPLAASVILAGVRVATVVGIGVTTIAAAIGAGGLGVFIFRGVAMVDDRMILAGALPAALLAIGADVALGVVERALRPPR; encoded by the coding sequence GTGAGCCCGGACCTCCTGCGCGAGGTCGCTGCCGAGACCGGCCGGCACGTCGTCCTGGTCGCCGTGTCGATCGGGATCGCGACCGCGATCGGCGTGCCCCTCGGCGTCTTCCTCACGCGGCGGCCGGCCTGGAGCCGGCCCGTGCTCGGGCTCGTCGGCGTCATCCAGACGATCCCGAGCCTCGCGCTCTTCGGGTTCCTGATCCCCGTGCCGGCGATCGGCGGCATCGGCACGCGGACCGCCCTCGTCGCCCTCACCCTGTACGGGCTCCTCCCCGTGCTGCGCAACACCGTCACCGGCATCGAGGGCGTCGACCCGGCGATCCGCGAGGCGGGGCGCGGGATGGGGATGACGGACCGCCAGCTCCTCGTGCGCGTCGAGCTGCCGCTGGCGGCGAGCGTCATTCTGGCCGGAGTACGCGTCGCGACGGTGGTGGGCATCGGCGTCACGACGATCGCCGCGGCGATCGGCGCGGGCGGGCTCGGCGTCTTCATCTTCCGCGGCGTCGCGATGGTGGACGACCGGATGATCCTGGCCGGCGCGCTCCCCGCGGCGCTGCTGGCGATCGGCGCAGACGTGGCGCTCGGTGTGGTCGAGCGCGCGCTCCGGCCGCCGCGATGA